The stretch of DNA ttttttataaaaaaataaattaatcaaatactcttaattaataatttttatgtaaaataatttcattatctagaacttataattttttttatataagttttATGTTTGTAATCAAATGCATTCTAATTTGGTCAAATTATttagggggagagagagagagagagagagttttctCGGCCTGTACAATAAgcaatcaaatgcaccctaatTAATGTGATAAGTTGCAGGCTTAATTACGGCAACAAGTAGAATAAGCAAATGGACGCATGATTGGAATAGAGACATGAAGGCAAGTCCAATTTGGAGAGAGAGGAGAGTTCTTGGCCTAGAATGTGATAAGTTGCAGGCTTACGGCAACAAATACAATAAGCAAATGAACGGATGATTGGAATAGAGACGGGAAGGCAAGTCCAATTTGTTTAAAATCCCAATGCCTTggtgtgaataaaataattgaactatCATTTGTTTGATGAAATAAGACAACTGAAAAAATGGTGTGGCGGGCGGTAGGAGGTTTGGATTGGAAGGGGGAGGGTCAAGGGTGAACAGCCTAAAGATAAATTTACCTTGGAAGTTGCTCAAATAAATAACAACGTCATTTAATCTGGTAACGACCCAATTGAGCCTATTTTGTGCTTTGATCTGTTGACTGTCGAGCATTCaaggagaggaggaggaggaggaggaggaaattACTCTTCCATCCCATGGTGATGGTGCAAAGAACTGTGTTGAAGGTTGATATTTCATGCCACAAATGCAAGACGAAGCTCCTCAAAGCTGTGGCTGGCTTGCAAGGTAAGTCACCTTCACCTTgcactattattattttgttaatttgttagTTTTTGGTTCTCTTTATCCCTAAAGCACTCATGTTTTGCTCGAATTAACcccttatttttcctttctagtgtgtgtgtgtattatatacatatgtatatgttgagggatatttcttttcttatatgctcaagtttcaaattcttttgctttttttttttttttttctgaagcAGAAAATGTATGTATTTGCAGGGGTAGATAAAATAGAAGTTGATGAAGCGAAGGGAACTTTGACTGTAACTGGCGACGCAGATCCGTACGAGATAATTGTACGGACCAAGAAGGCTGGCAAATTTGCCGATGTGGTGAGTATTGGGCCTCCCCCACCTCCCCCGAAGCCTCAAGACGACCCAAAGAAGCCCGAGCAGGACAAGAAACCCGAACAAAAGAAGCCTGATCAGAAGGCCCAGCCCCAAGTCCAATCTCTATCCCAACCCCAGGCCCAGCCCTACTTTCACAATCCCCATTCCTGCCCAGTTTGCGAGGGCGTCCATGCGGACCGCTGGGACGACCCCAGTCCGTCCTGCTCCATCTTGTAGAAGCAGcagaaagaagacaaaaaacACAGGCGGGATAGAGAGAGAGTTTTAGTTTATTGGGTCTTATTATTCAATCAGCTCTCTAGTTTTGGCATTTGCTAAATTGTTCGCGAAATGGAACTGTGTGTAATTTGAATGATATGGATTAATCATGTCAAATTGTATCAAGTTCTATATAAATTCTCAGTCATTTAACTCGTTTAACCTGAAATAAATTAGCTGATTTTACGATCAAAAGGCAACCCTTATTACTTCTCCCTTGTTACTTCAGCCAAGAGCATAAAATCATTCCACCACACCCCTAGTGATTATAACCCAAATAACTAAAGAATATCAACAAGATCGCAATGCATCAATATTTACTTTTATTGATTacataagatttttttttcagtGGGGGtaaattatattgttatttcgtattttgtaatatattagttattatattttaatttttcgcACTATAcccactattttttttttgtttaattttttgttataatttagtctcccttctaattttttgtcaaagtttattaaaaaaattaatatagtatatattaatataaatttcaaaatcacttaattgtaacattaaatattttttgggttcTTATTAATGTATCTGACATTAGTTTTGgtcaatataatttaataataacaaaaattcaaatttaatggctatagtgataaaaattaaaatataataattaatttattacgaaattcaaaatttagataccagtaatataatttaatctGAAGTGTGGTAATGATTGATCATTGTTGAAGCGCATtaaatgcattttattttggataaatttataatatataagtgAGCCTAAATCCTATATTATGTGAATCATTTACATAGAAACCTcttatgatttttaaatatattcttgaaggtttttataattattattatttttttttttgcaca from Diospyros lotus cultivar Yz01 chromosome 6, ASM1463336v1, whole genome shotgun sequence encodes:
- the LOC127803742 gene encoding heavy metal-associated isoprenylated plant protein 43-like encodes the protein MVMVQRTVLKVDISCHKCKTKLLKAVAGLQGVDKIEVDEAKGTLTVTGDADPYEIIVRTKKAGKFADVVSIGPPPPPPKPQDDPKKPEQDKKPEQKKPDQKAQPQVQSLSQPQAQPYFHNPHSCPVCEGVHADRWDDPSPSCSIL